A region of Arabidopsis thaliana chromosome 5, partial sequence DNA encodes the following proteins:
- a CDS encoding Phototropic-responsive NPH3 family protein (Phototropic-responsive NPH3 family protein; FUNCTIONS IN: signal transducer activity; INVOLVED IN: response to light stimulus; LOCATED IN: plasma membrane; EXPRESSED IN: 22 plant structures; EXPRESSED DURING: 13 growth stages; CONTAINS InterPro DOMAIN/s: NPH3 (InterPro:IPR004249), BTB/POZ fold (InterPro:IPR011333), BTB/POZ-like (InterPro:IPR000210); BEST Arabidopsis thaliana protein match is: Phototropic-responsive NPH3 family protein (TAIR:AT3G50840.1); Has 1807 Blast hits to 1807 proteins in 277 species: Archae - 0; Bacteria - 0; Metazoa - 736; Fungi - 347; Plants - 385; Viruses - 0; Other Eukaryotes - 339 (source: NCBI BLink).) produces MASEKSTSKGQAWFCTTGLPSDIEIEVDDMTFHLHKFPLMSKSRKLHRLITEQETRSSSSMALITVIDPKVEETDKKGKGHEIEDDKEEEEVEEQEIEENGYPHIKLEDFPGSSESFEMVAKFCYGVKMDLSASTVVPLRCAAEHLEMTEEYSPDNLISKTERFLSHSVYKSLRESIKALKACESVSPLAGSLGITEQCIDSIVSRASSADPSLFGWPVNDGGGRGNISATDLQLIPGGAAKSRKKPSRDSNMELWFEDLTQLSLPIFKTVILSMRSGDLSSDIIESCLICYAKKHIPGILRSNRKPPSSSSTAVSENEQRELLETITSNLPLDKSSISSTTRFLFGLLRTAIILNAAEICRDLLERKIGSQLERATLDDLLVPSYSYLNETLYDVDLVERILGHFLDTLEQSNTAIVEVDGKSPSLMLVGKLIDGFLAEIASDANLKSDKFYNLAISLPDQARLYDDGLYRAVDVYLKAHPWVSEAEREKICGVMDCQKLTLEACTHAAQNERLPLRAVVQVLFFEQLQLRHAIAGTLLAAQSPSTSQSTEPRPSAAIRNLTITEEDGDEAEGERQVDAGKWKKTVRENQVLRLDMDTMRTRVHRLERECSNMKKVIAKIDKEGSSPATTTDRPRSWSITKKFGCKFKTQVCDSHEATMVDHRSRRS; encoded by the exons ATGGCGTCAGAGAAATCTACCTCCAAGGGCCAAGCATG GTTTTGTACGACTGGGTTACCTAGTGACATTGAAATCGAAGTTGATGACATGACATTCCATCTCCATAAG TTTCCACTCATGTCAAAGAGCAGGAAACTTCACAGGTTGATTACAGAGCAAGAGACTAgatcttcctcttccatgGCGCTGATAACTGTAATAGACCCAAAAGTAGAAGAGACTGACAAGAAAGGTAAAGGCCATGAAATCGAGGacgataaagaagaagaagaagtggaagagCAGGAGATCGAAGAAAATGGTTATCCTCACATCAAACTCGAGGATTTTCCCGGTAGTTCAGAGAGCTTTGAGATGGTGGCGAAGTTCTGCTACGGCGTCAAGATGGACCTCTCTGCTTCCACCGTTGTTCCACTTCGTTGCGCCGCCGAACACCTCGAAATGACGGAAGAGTATTCACCAGATAACCTAATTTCCAAGACTGAGAGGTTTCTCTCTCATTCCGTCTACAAGAGCTTGCGTGAATCCATTAAAGCTCTCAAAGCTTGTGAGTCAGTCTCTCCTTTAGCCGGATCGCTTGGTATAACGGAACAGTGCATCGACTCTATAGTCTCCAGAGCTTCCTCAGCTGATCCTTCACTCTTCGGTTGGCCAGTAAACGATGGCGGCGGAAGAGGAAACATCTCCGCCACCGATCTGCAACTTATACCCGGCGGCGCGGCGAAATCTCGAAAGAAACCGAGTAGAGATTCGAACATGGAGCTGTGGTTTGAAGATCTGACGCAACTGAGTCTTCCGATCTTCAAAACTGTGATCCTATCAATGAGATCAGGAGATCTGAGCTCCGATATCATAGAGAGCTGTTTGATTTGTTACGCTAAGAAGCACATTCCCGGGATTCTACGTTCTAACCGGAAACCGCCATCGTCATCTTCAACCGCAGTTTCAGAGAATGAACAGAGAGAACTACTGGAAACAATAACCTCTAATCTTCCATTAGATAAAAGCTCCATCTCCTCAACAACGAGATTCCTCTTCGGCTTATTACGAACCGCAATCATCCTCAACGCCGCCGAGATTTGCCGTGATCTGCTGGAGAGAAAGATCGGATCGCAGCTAGAGAGAGCCACGCTCGACGATTTGCTCGTCCCTAGCTACTCATACCTCAACGAGACTTTATACGATGTTGATTTGGTAGAGAGAATCTTAGGCCACTTTCTCGACACCTTGGAACAATCCAACACCGCCATAGTCGAAGTTGACGGAAAATCTCCGTCGCTGATGCTCGTCGGGAAATTAATCGACGGATTTCTCGCGGAGATCGCATCGGACGCTAATCTCAAATCGGATAAGTTCTACAATCTAGCCATCTCACTCCCAGATCAAGCTCGTCTCTATGATGACGGACTTTACAGAGCCGTCGACGTATATCTCAAG GCGCATCCATGGGTATcggaagcagagagagagaaaatatgCGGCGTGATGGATTGTCAGAAACTGACGTTGGAAGCGTGCACACACGCCGCGCAAAACGAGCGGCTTCCGCTACGAGCCGTCGTACAAGTTCTCTTCTTCGAGCAGTTACAACTCCGGCACGCGATCGCCGGGACGTTATTAGCTGCTCAATCGCCGTCTACGTCACAGTCAACGGAGCCAAGACCGTCAGCGGCAATAAGGAATCTAACGATAACGGAAGAGGACGGTGATGAAGCGGAAGGAGAAAGACAGGTGGACGCTGGGAAATGGAAGAAGACGGTTAGAGAGAATCAGGTGCTTCGCTTGGATATGGATACGATGAGGACGCGTGTTCATCGGTTAGAGAGAGAGTGCTCGAACATGAAGAAAGTGATCGCGAAGATTGATAAGGAAGGTTCATCACCGGCGACGACGACTGATCGGCCGAGAAGTTGGTCGATTACCAAAAAATTCGGATGTAAATTCAAGACACAGGTCTGCGATTCACACGAAGCAACGATGGTTGATCATAGATCACGACGGTCTTGA
- a CDS encoding Phototropic-responsive NPH3 family protein: MTFHLHKFPLMSKSRKLHRLITEQETRSSSSMALITVIDPKVEETDKKGKGHEIEDDKEEEEVEEQEIEENGYPHIKLEDFPGSSESFEMVAKFCYGVKMDLSASTVVPLRCAAEHLEMTEEYSPDNLISKTERFLSHSVYKSLRESIKALKACESVSPLAGSLGITEQCIDSIVSRASSADPSLFGWPVNDGGGRGNISATDLQLIPGGAAKSRKKPSRDSNMELWFEDLTQLSLPIFKTVILSMRSGDLSSDIIESCLICYAKKHIPGILRSNRKPPSSSSTAVSENEQRELLETITSNLPLDKSSISSTTRFLFGLLRTAIILNAAEICRDLLERKIGSQLERATLDDLLVPSYSYLNETLYDVDLVERILGHFLDTLEQSNTAIVEVDGKSPSLMLVGKLIDGFLAEIASDANLKSDKFYNLAISLPDQARLYDDGLYRAVDVYLKAHPWVSEAEREKICGVMDCQKLTLEACTHAAQNERLPLRAVVQVLFFEQLQLRHAIAGTLLAAQSPSTSQSTEPRPSAAIRNLTITEEDGDEAEGERQVDAGKWKKTVRENQVLRLDMDTMRTRVHRLERECSNMKKVIAKIDKEGSSPATTTDRPRSWSITKKFGCKFKTQVCDSHEATMVDHRSRRS, translated from the exons ATGACATTCCATCTCCATAAG TTTCCACTCATGTCAAAGAGCAGGAAACTTCACAGGTTGATTACAGAGCAAGAGACTAgatcttcctcttccatgGCGCTGATAACTGTAATAGACCCAAAAGTAGAAGAGACTGACAAGAAAGGTAAAGGCCATGAAATCGAGGacgataaagaagaagaagaagtggaagagCAGGAGATCGAAGAAAATGGTTATCCTCACATCAAACTCGAGGATTTTCCCGGTAGTTCAGAGAGCTTTGAGATGGTGGCGAAGTTCTGCTACGGCGTCAAGATGGACCTCTCTGCTTCCACCGTTGTTCCACTTCGTTGCGCCGCCGAACACCTCGAAATGACGGAAGAGTATTCACCAGATAACCTAATTTCCAAGACTGAGAGGTTTCTCTCTCATTCCGTCTACAAGAGCTTGCGTGAATCCATTAAAGCTCTCAAAGCTTGTGAGTCAGTCTCTCCTTTAGCCGGATCGCTTGGTATAACGGAACAGTGCATCGACTCTATAGTCTCCAGAGCTTCCTCAGCTGATCCTTCACTCTTCGGTTGGCCAGTAAACGATGGCGGCGGAAGAGGAAACATCTCCGCCACCGATCTGCAACTTATACCCGGCGGCGCGGCGAAATCTCGAAAGAAACCGAGTAGAGATTCGAACATGGAGCTGTGGTTTGAAGATCTGACGCAACTGAGTCTTCCGATCTTCAAAACTGTGATCCTATCAATGAGATCAGGAGATCTGAGCTCCGATATCATAGAGAGCTGTTTGATTTGTTACGCTAAGAAGCACATTCCCGGGATTCTACGTTCTAACCGGAAACCGCCATCGTCATCTTCAACCGCAGTTTCAGAGAATGAACAGAGAGAACTACTGGAAACAATAACCTCTAATCTTCCATTAGATAAAAGCTCCATCTCCTCAACAACGAGATTCCTCTTCGGCTTATTACGAACCGCAATCATCCTCAACGCCGCCGAGATTTGCCGTGATCTGCTGGAGAGAAAGATCGGATCGCAGCTAGAGAGAGCCACGCTCGACGATTTGCTCGTCCCTAGCTACTCATACCTCAACGAGACTTTATACGATGTTGATTTGGTAGAGAGAATCTTAGGCCACTTTCTCGACACCTTGGAACAATCCAACACCGCCATAGTCGAAGTTGACGGAAAATCTCCGTCGCTGATGCTCGTCGGGAAATTAATCGACGGATTTCTCGCGGAGATCGCATCGGACGCTAATCTCAAATCGGATAAGTTCTACAATCTAGCCATCTCACTCCCAGATCAAGCTCGTCTCTATGATGACGGACTTTACAGAGCCGTCGACGTATATCTCAAG GCGCATCCATGGGTATcggaagcagagagagagaaaatatgCGGCGTGATGGATTGTCAGAAACTGACGTTGGAAGCGTGCACACACGCCGCGCAAAACGAGCGGCTTCCGCTACGAGCCGTCGTACAAGTTCTCTTCTTCGAGCAGTTACAACTCCGGCACGCGATCGCCGGGACGTTATTAGCTGCTCAATCGCCGTCTACGTCACAGTCAACGGAGCCAAGACCGTCAGCGGCAATAAGGAATCTAACGATAACGGAAGAGGACGGTGATGAAGCGGAAGGAGAAAGACAGGTGGACGCTGGGAAATGGAAGAAGACGGTTAGAGAGAATCAGGTGCTTCGCTTGGATATGGATACGATGAGGACGCGTGTTCATCGGTTAGAGAGAGAGTGCTCGAACATGAAGAAAGTGATCGCGAAGATTGATAAGGAAGGTTCATCACCGGCGACGACGACTGATCGGCCGAGAAGTTGGTCGATTACCAAAAAATTCGGATGTAAATTCAAGACACAGGTCTGCGATTCACACGAAGCAACGATGGTTGATCATAGATCACGACGGTCTTGA
- a CDS encoding Phototropic-responsive NPH3 family protein, with protein MSKSRKLHRLITEQETRSSSSMALITVIDPKVEETDKKGKGHEIEDDKEEEEVEEQEIEENGYPHIKLEDFPGSSESFEMVAKFCYGVKMDLSASTVVPLRCAAEHLEMTEEYSPDNLISKTERFLSHSVYKSLRESIKALKACESVSPLAGSLGITEQCIDSIVSRASSADPSLFGWPVNDGGGRGNISATDLQLIPGGAAKSRKKPSRDSNMELWFEDLTQLSLPIFKTVILSMRSGDLSSDIIESCLICYAKKHIPGILRSNRKPPSSSSTAVSENEQRELLETITSNLPLDKSSISSTTRFLFGLLRTAIILNAAEICRDLLERKIGSQLERATLDDLLVPSYSYLNETLYDVDLVERILGHFLDTLEQSNTAIVEVDGKSPSLMLVGKLIDGFLAEIASDANLKSDKFYNLAISLPDQARLYDDGLYRAVDVYLKAHPWVSEAEREKICGVMDCQKLTLEACTHAAQNERLPLRAVVQVLFFEQLQLRHAIAGTLLAAQSPSTSQSTEPRPSAAIRNLTITEEDGDEAEGERQVDAGKWKKTVRENQVLRLDMDTMRTRVHRLERECSNMKKVIAKIDKEGSSPATTTDRPRSWSITKKFGCKFKTQVCDSHEATMVDHRSRRS; from the exons ATGTCAAAGAGCAGGAAACTTCACAGGTTGATTACAGAGCAAGAGACTAgatcttcctcttccatgGCGCTGATAACTGTAATAGACCCAAAAGTAGAAGAGACTGACAAGAAAGGTAAAGGCCATGAAATCGAGGacgataaagaagaagaagaagtggaagagCAGGAGATCGAAGAAAATGGTTATCCTCACATCAAACTCGAGGATTTTCCCGGTAGTTCAGAGAGCTTTGAGATGGTGGCGAAGTTCTGCTACGGCGTCAAGATGGACCTCTCTGCTTCCACCGTTGTTCCACTTCGTTGCGCCGCCGAACACCTCGAAATGACGGAAGAGTATTCACCAGATAACCTAATTTCCAAGACTGAGAGGTTTCTCTCTCATTCCGTCTACAAGAGCTTGCGTGAATCCATTAAAGCTCTCAAAGCTTGTGAGTCAGTCTCTCCTTTAGCCGGATCGCTTGGTATAACGGAACAGTGCATCGACTCTATAGTCTCCAGAGCTTCCTCAGCTGATCCTTCACTCTTCGGTTGGCCAGTAAACGATGGCGGCGGAAGAGGAAACATCTCCGCCACCGATCTGCAACTTATACCCGGCGGCGCGGCGAAATCTCGAAAGAAACCGAGTAGAGATTCGAACATGGAGCTGTGGTTTGAAGATCTGACGCAACTGAGTCTTCCGATCTTCAAAACTGTGATCCTATCAATGAGATCAGGAGATCTGAGCTCCGATATCATAGAGAGCTGTTTGATTTGTTACGCTAAGAAGCACATTCCCGGGATTCTACGTTCTAACCGGAAACCGCCATCGTCATCTTCAACCGCAGTTTCAGAGAATGAACAGAGAGAACTACTGGAAACAATAACCTCTAATCTTCCATTAGATAAAAGCTCCATCTCCTCAACAACGAGATTCCTCTTCGGCTTATTACGAACCGCAATCATCCTCAACGCCGCCGAGATTTGCCGTGATCTGCTGGAGAGAAAGATCGGATCGCAGCTAGAGAGAGCCACGCTCGACGATTTGCTCGTCCCTAGCTACTCATACCTCAACGAGACTTTATACGATGTTGATTTGGTAGAGAGAATCTTAGGCCACTTTCTCGACACCTTGGAACAATCCAACACCGCCATAGTCGAAGTTGACGGAAAATCTCCGTCGCTGATGCTCGTCGGGAAATTAATCGACGGATTTCTCGCGGAGATCGCATCGGACGCTAATCTCAAATCGGATAAGTTCTACAATCTAGCCATCTCACTCCCAGATCAAGCTCGTCTCTATGATGACGGACTTTACAGAGCCGTCGACGTATATCTCAAG GCGCATCCATGGGTATcggaagcagagagagagaaaatatgCGGCGTGATGGATTGTCAGAAACTGACGTTGGAAGCGTGCACACACGCCGCGCAAAACGAGCGGCTTCCGCTACGAGCCGTCGTACAAGTTCTCTTCTTCGAGCAGTTACAACTCCGGCACGCGATCGCCGGGACGTTATTAGCTGCTCAATCGCCGTCTACGTCACAGTCAACGGAGCCAAGACCGTCAGCGGCAATAAGGAATCTAACGATAACGGAAGAGGACGGTGATGAAGCGGAAGGAGAAAGACAGGTGGACGCTGGGAAATGGAAGAAGACGGTTAGAGAGAATCAGGTGCTTCGCTTGGATATGGATACGATGAGGACGCGTGTTCATCGGTTAGAGAGAGAGTGCTCGAACATGAAGAAAGTGATCGCGAAGATTGATAAGGAAGGTTCATCACCGGCGACGACGACTGATCGGCCGAGAAGTTGGTCGATTACCAAAAAATTCGGATGTAAATTCAAGACACAGGTCTGCGATTCACACGAAGCAACGATGGTTGATCATAGATCACGACGGTCTTGA
- the PSBO1 gene encoding PS II oxygen-evolving complex 1 (PS II oxygen-evolving complex 1 (PSBO1); FUNCTIONS IN: oxygen evolving activity, poly(U) RNA binding; INVOLVED IN: in 6 processes; LOCATED IN: in 10 components; EXPRESSED IN: 24 plant structures; EXPRESSED DURING: 15 growth stages; CONTAINS InterPro DOMAIN/s: Photosystem II manganese-stabilising protein PsbO (InterPro:IPR002628); BEST Arabidopsis thaliana protein match is: photosystem II subunit O-2 (TAIR:AT3G50820.1); Has 1807 Blast hits to 1807 proteins in 277 species: Archae - 0; Bacteria - 0; Metazoa - 736; Fungi - 347; Plants - 385; Viruses - 0; Other Eukaryotes - 339 (source: NCBI BLink).), producing MAASLQSTATFLQSAKIATAPSRGSSHLRSTQAVGKSFGLETSSARLTCSFQSDFKDFTGKCSDAVKIAGFALATSALVVSGASAEGAPKRLTYDEIQSKTYMEVKGTGTANQCPTIDGGSETFSFKPGKYAGKKFCFEPTSFTVKADSVSKNAPPEFQNTKLMTRLTYTLDEIEGPFEVASDGSVNFKEEDGIDYAAVTVQLPGGERVPFLFTVKQLDASGKPDSFTGKFLVPSYRGSSFLDPKGRGGSTGYDNAVALPAGGRGDEEELVKENVKNTAASVGEITLKVTKSKPETGEVIGVFESLQPSDTDLGAKVPKDVKIQGVWYGQLE from the exons ATGGCAGCCTCTCTCCAATCCACCGCTACATTCCTCCAGTCGGCGAAGATCGCCACCGCTCCTTCTCGCGGAAGTTCTCACCTCCGATCGACTCAAGCCGTCGGCAAATCTTTTGGGCTCGAAACTTCCTCGGCTCGCCTCACTTGCTCCTTCCAGTCTGACTTTAAGGACTTCACCGGTAAATGCTCCGACGCTGTCAAAATCGCCGGATTCGCTCTTGCCACCTCTGCTCTCGTCGTCTCG GGAGCAAGTGCGGAGGGAGCTCCAAAGAGATTGACCTATGATGAGATTCAGAGCAAGACATACATGGAAGTGAAAGGAACTGGAACGGCTAACCAGTGCCCTACTATTGACGGTGGCTCTGAGACTTTCTCGTTCAAACCCGGAAAGTATGCAGGAAAGAAGTTCTGCTTCGAGCCTACTTCCTTCACCGTCAAGGCAGACAGTGTAAGCAAGAACGCTCCTCCAGAGTTCCAGAACACAAAGCTCATGACCCGTCTTACCTACACCCTTGACGAGATCGAAGGACCCTTCGAG GTTGCTTCAGACGGAAGCGTCAAtttcaaggaagaagatggaatcGACTATGCTGCAGTCACAGTCCAACTTCCAGGAGGTGAACGTGTGCCATTCCTTTTCACAGTCAAACAGCTTGACGCCTCAGGCAAACCAGACAGCTTCACCGGAAAATTCTTGGTTCCATCGTACCGTGGCTCTTCCTTCTTGGACCCAAAGGGCCGTGGTGGATCCACAGGATATGACAACGCCGTGGCATTGCCAGCTGGAGGCAGAGGAGACGAGGAGGAGCTTGTAAAGGAGAACGTGAAGAACACTGCCGCTTCAGTGGGAGAGATCACTCTGAAAGTGACAAAGAGCAAGCCGGAGACAGGAGAGGTGATCGGAGTGTTCGAGAGTCTTCAGCCGTCGGATACTGACTTGGGTGCTAAGGTACCAAAGGATGTGAAGATCCAAGGGGTGTGGTATGGTCAACTTGAGTGA
- a CDS encoding uncharacterized protein (unknown protein; FUNCTIONS IN: molecular_function unknown; INVOLVED IN: N-terminal protein myristoylation; LOCATED IN: cellular_component unknown; BEST Arabidopsis thaliana protein match is: unknown protein (TAIR:AT3G50800.1); Has 1807 Blast hits to 1807 proteins in 277 species: Archae - 0; Bacteria - 0; Metazoa - 736; Fungi - 347; Plants - 385; Viruses - 0; Other Eukaryotes - 339 (source: NCBI BLink).): MGACASRESLRSDSAKLILLDGTLQEFSSPVKVWQILQKNPTSFVCNSDEMDFDDAVSAVAGNEELRSGQLYFVLPLTWLNHPLRAEEMAALAVKASSALTKSGGVGWVSGDDDVTTSEKTYQKKNIAGVKTNGGGGRGCGKGKRRFTANLSTIAE, translated from the coding sequence ATGGGAGCGTGCGCTTCACGTGAATCTTTGAGGAGTGATTCAGCGAAGCTGATATTACTCGACGGTACTTTACAGGAGTTCTCATCTCCGGTCAAAGTTTGGCAGATTTTGCAAAAGAACCCTACGAGTTTCGTCTGTAACTCAGACGAAATGGACTTCGACGACGCAGTTTCAGCTGTCGCCGGCAACGAAGAGCTCCGATCAGGGCAGCTCTATTTTGTCTTACCTCTGACGTGGCTCAACCATCCGTTAAGGGCGGAGGAAATGGCGGCCTTGGCCGTGAAAGCTAGTTCGGCGTTGACCAAGAGCGGTGGCGTCGGTTGGGTTTCCGGCGACGACGATGTAACGACATCGGAAAAAActtaccaaaagaaaaacattgcCGGAGTTAAGACAAACGGTGGTGGCGGAAGAGGTTGCGGTAAAGGGAAGAGGCGATTCACGGCTAATTTGAGCACGATCGCCGAGTAG
- a CDS encoding CAP (Cysteine-rich secretory proteins, Antigen 5, and Pathogenesis-related 1 protein) superfamily protein (CAP (Cysteine-rich secretory proteins, Antigen 5, and Pathogenesis-related 1 protein) superfamily protein; FUNCTIONS IN: molecular_function unknown; INVOLVED IN: biological_process unknown; LOCATED IN: endomembrane system, extracellular region; EXPRESSED IN: 22 plant structures; EXPRESSED DURING: 13 growth stages; CONTAINS InterPro DOMAIN/s: Allergen V5/Tpx-1 related (InterPro:IPR001283), SCP-like extracellular (InterPro:IPR014044); BEST Arabidopsis thaliana protein match is: CAP (Cysteine-rich secretory proteins, Antigen 5, and Pathogenesis-related 1 protein) superfamily protein (TAIR:AT5G57625.1); Has 1807 Blast hits to 1807 proteins in 277 species: Archae - 0; Bacteria - 0; Metazoa - 736; Fungi - 347; Plants - 385; Viruses - 0; Other Eukaryotes - 339 (source: NCBI BLink).), protein MALTHHIIFVALLVISVKAISPAAKLKPKQIVSTSPPPPPTISAAAKAFTDAHNKARAMVGVPPLVWSQTLEAAASRLARYQRNQKKCEFASLNPGKYGANQLWAKGLVAVTPSLAVETWVKEKPFYNYKSDTCAANHTCGVYKQVVWRNSKELGCAQATCTKESTVLTICFYNPPGNVIGQKPY, encoded by the coding sequence ATGGCTTTAACCCATCACATCATCTTCGTGGCACTTCTTGTCATCTCCGTCAAAGCCATCTCACCGGCGGCGAAACTGAAACCCAAACAAATCGTTTCCActtctcctccacctcctccaaCAATCTCTGCAGCAGCTAAAGCTTTCACCGATGCGCACAACAAGGCCAGAGCCATGGTTGGTGTTCCACCACTAGTTTGGAGCCAGACGTTGGAAGCTGCTGCGAGTCGGTTGGCTCGTTACCAGAGGAACCAAAAGAAGTGTGAGTTCGCGAGTCTAAACCCTGGAAAATACGGCGCGAACCAGCTTTGGGCTAAGGGCTTAGTAGCCGTGACACCGTCTCTTGCTGTGGAGACTTGGGTGAAGGAGAAACCTTTCTACAATTATAAGTCAGACACGTGTGCTGCGAACCACACGTGCGGGGTTTATAAACAAGTCGTCTGGAGAAACTCTAAAGAGCTCGGGTGTGCTCAAGCCACGTGTACGAAAGAGTCAACGGTGTTGACCATTTGTTTTTACAATCCTCCTGGAAATGTAATTGGCCAAAAGCCTTACTAG